In the genome of Treponema pedis, one region contains:
- a CDS encoding flavodoxin family protein translates to MKTLLAYSSKTGNTKKVAEAILKSLPEGTDFFEVTQVKNADIYDSIVVGFWIDKALPNKEALEFIKTIRNKKTGYFFTLGAYTNSEHAKECHKNIEKLLTENGNTVLRGFCCQGKIDPALTQMFMSFPKGHPHYMDEERRKRHEEAAKHPDEEDLKKAEDAFKEFMQ, encoded by the coding sequence ATGAAAACATTATTAGCTTATTCAAGCAAAACGGGAAACACAAAAAAAGTTGCGGAAGCGATTTTAAAATCTCTTCCTGAGGGAACCGATTTTTTTGAAGTTACGCAAGTTAAAAATGCAGACATCTACGACTCGATAGTAGTAGGTTTTTGGATTGATAAAGCCTTGCCGAATAAAGAAGCTTTGGAATTTATCAAAACAATTCGCAATAAAAAAACGGGCTACTTTTTCACCCTCGGAGCATACACGAATTCCGAGCATGCAAAAGAATGTCATAAAAATATTGAAAAACTGTTAACGGAAAACGGTAATACGGTTTTACGAGGTTTTTGCTGCCAAGGGAAAATAGACCCTGCCCTTACGCAAATGTTTATGTCGTTTCCGAAAGGCCACCCCCATTACATGGACGAAGAAAGAAGAAAGAGGCATGAAGAAGCTGCAAAACATCCTGACGAAGAAGATTTAAAAAAAGCTGAAGACGCTTTTAAAGAATTTATGCAATAA